The following coding sequences lie in one Arabidopsis thaliana chromosome 3, partial sequence genomic window:
- the ACD1 gene encoding Pheophorbide a oxygenase family protein with Rieske 2Fe-2S domain-containing protein (ACCELERATED CELL DEATH 1 (ACD1); FUNCTIONS IN: iron-sulfur cluster binding, pheophorbide a oxygenase activity; INVOLVED IN: flower development, cell death, chlorophyll catabolic process, defense response to bacterium, incompatible interaction, fruit development; LOCATED IN: chloroplast, chloroplast inner membrane; EXPRESSED IN: 22 plant structures; EXPRESSED DURING: 13 growth stages; CONTAINS InterPro DOMAIN/s: Rieske [2Fe-2S] iron-sulphur domain (InterPro:IPR017941), Pheophorbide a oxygenase (InterPro:IPR013626); BEST Arabidopsis thaliana protein match is: ACD1-like (TAIR:AT4G25650.1); Has 4072 Blast hits to 4065 proteins in 685 species: Archae - 4; Bacteria - 2839; Metazoa - 50; Fungi - 15; Plants - 409; Viruses - 0; Other Eukaryotes - 755 (source: NCBI BLink).): MSVVLLSSTSATITKSQSKKIPFLSPTTKFPLKVSISPSRSKLFHNPLRVAAPPSVPTSDSTEEKRIEEEYGGDKEEEGSEFKWRDHWYPVSLVEDLDPNVPTPFQLLGRDLVLWFDRNDQKWAAFDDLCPHRLAPLSEGRLDENGHLQCSYHGWSFGGCGSCTRIPQAATSGPEARAVKSPRACAIKFPTMVSQGLLFVWPDENGWDRANSIEPPRLPDDFDKPEFSTVTIQRDLFYGYDTLMENVSDPSHIDFAHHKVTGRRDRAKPLPFKVESSGPWGFQGANDDSPRITAKFVAPCYSMNKIELDAKLPIVGNQKWVIWICSFNIPMAPGKTRSIVCSARNFFQFSVPGPAWWQVVPRWYEHWTSNLVYDGDMIVLQGQEKVFLAKSMESPDYDVNKQYTKLTFTPTQADRFVLAFRNWLRRHGKSQPEWFGSTPSNQPLPSTVLTKRQMLDRFDQHTQVCSSCKGAYNSFQILKKFLVGATVFWAATAGVPSDVQIRLVLAGLSLISAASAYALHEQEKNFVFRDYVHSEIE, from the exons ATGTCAGTAGTTTTACTCTCTTCTACTTCTGCAACAATCACCAAATCCCAATCCAAAAAGATTCCCTTTTTATCTCCCACCACAAAATTCCCATTAAAGGTCTCAATTTCTCCATCAAGATCGAAACTTTTCCACAACCCTTTACGCGTGGCGGCGCCGCCGTCTGTACCCACTTCGGATTCGACGGAGGAGAAGCGGATCGAAGAAGAATACGGCGGagataaggaagaagaagggtcTGAGTTTAAGTGGAGAGATCATTGGTATCCAGTTTCTTTGGTTGAGGATTTGGATCCGAATGTGCCAACCCCGTTCCAGCTCTTGGGTCGAGACCTTGTACTCTGGTTTGATCGGAATGATCAGAAATGGGCAGCCTTTGATGATCTCTGCCCTCACCGGCTCGCTCCTTTATCt GAAGGAAGGTTGGATGAGAATGGACACTTGCAATGTTCGTATCATGGATGGTCATTTGGTGGGTGTGGATCTTGCACTAGGATTCCTCAGGCTGCTACTTCAGGTCCTGAAGCTCGTGCTGTTAAATCCCCGAGAGCTTGTGCTATTAAGTTCCCGACAATGGTGTCTCAAGGTCTTCTCTTTGTGTGGCCTGATGAAAATGGTTGGGATAGAGCCAATTCAATTGAACCCCCTAG GTTGCCGGATGATTTCGATAAACCGGAATTTTCGACGGTGACAATTCAAAGGGATCTTTTCTATGGATATGATACTCTCATGGAAAATGTATCTGATCCTTCCCATATAGATTTTGCTCATCACAAg GTTACaggaagaagagacagagCCAAACCATTGCCGTTCAAGGTGGAGTCAAGTGGGCCTTGGGGTTTCCAAGGTGCGAATGATGACAGTCCAAGGATAACCGCAAAATTTGTTGCTCCGTGCTATTCTATGAACAA AATTGAGTTAGATGCGAAACTACCAATCGTCGGTAATCAAAAATGGGTCATTTGGATTTGCTCATTCAATATACCAATGGCTCCAGGAAAGACCCGTTCCATCGTTTGCAGCGCCCGTAACTTCTTTCAGTTCTCTGTACCAGGACCAGCTTGGTGGCAG GTTGTACCAAGATGGTATGAACACTGGACTTCGAACTTAGTCTATGACGGAGACATGATCGTACTTCAAGGACAAGAGAAAGTATTCCTCGCTAAATCAATGGAGTCACCAGACTACGACGTGAACAAACAGTACACAAAGCTCACATTCACTCCAACCCAGGCAGACCGTTTTGTTCTAGCATTCAGAAACTGGCTCAGACGGCATGGTAAGAGTCAGCCTGAATGGTTCGGCTCCACCCCGTCTAACCAACCTCTCCCTTCCACTGTCTTAACCAAGCGTCAG ATGCTAGATAGATTTGATCAGCATACACAAGTATGCTCTTCCTGCAAAGGAGCTTACAACAGTTTCCAAATCCTCAAGAAGTTTCTCGTTGGCGCGACGGTTTTCTGGGCCGCCACGGCTGGTGTTCCTTCTGATGTTCAGATTCGACTGGTTCTTGCTGGTTTATCACTGATATCAGCTGCTTCTGCATATGCTTTACATGAACAAGAGAAGAACTTTGTGTTTAGAGATTATGTACATTCTGAAATCGAGTAG